One genomic segment of Deltaproteobacteria bacterium includes these proteins:
- a CDS encoding LytTR family DNA-binding domain-containing protein: MKPPFLHRELFPPLVYVFLLTLVGITYENELSWTRAATYLAASTLLCLPVCVSYGIIAMHLSRLHARMAGVLSVVGSALLSAGSVTVLVYGVDRLFRTGFVPNKTRDPYVLALAGLFLCVSLAQYAMVRRHKWNQAEPRLERMASNDVPNARTRPATTFEGLMGTSGAGFFGRLPAALGRDIVYLKMNDHYVEVFTTKGRAMLLMRFADAVKELDGLGMRVHRSYWVAHGHVNQLLQRGRRKFILVTGGHEVPVSRTHLPAIESILEGRQQER, from the coding sequence GTGAAACCTCCCTTTCTTCACCGTGAACTCTTCCCGCCTCTTGTCTATGTCTTCCTGCTGACCCTGGTCGGCATCACCTACGAGAACGAACTGTCGTGGACACGAGCCGCGACCTATCTGGCCGCATCCACGCTCTTGTGCCTGCCCGTCTGCGTTTCCTACGGGATTATCGCCATGCACCTCTCGAGACTCCACGCCCGAATGGCTGGAGTGTTGTCCGTGGTGGGGTCCGCGCTTCTTTCCGCCGGATCGGTCACGGTGCTTGTCTATGGTGTGGACCGGTTGTTTCGGACGGGATTCGTTCCCAACAAGACGCGCGACCCTTACGTGCTTGCGCTCGCCGGATTGTTCCTGTGCGTTTCGTTGGCGCAATACGCCATGGTCCGGCGCCACAAATGGAACCAGGCGGAACCGCGGCTTGAACGAATGGCGTCGAACGACGTTCCCAACGCGCGAACGCGGCCTGCGACTACATTCGAAGGTTTGATGGGGACGTCCGGGGCGGGTTTCTTCGGACGGCTACCGGCGGCACTGGGCCGGGATATCGTCTATCTGAAGATGAACGACCACTACGTGGAGGTGTTCACCACGAAGGGACGCGCGATGTTGCTGATGCGCTTCGCGGATGCGGTGAAGGAACTCGACGGGTTGGGGATGCGCGTGCATCGTTCCTATTGGGTAGCACACGGCCATGTGAACCAGTTGCTGCAGCGGGGCCGGCGGAAGTTCATCCTGGTCACGGGAGGCCACGAGGTACCGGTAAGCCGTACCCACCTGCCCGCCATCGAGTCGATACTGGAAGGGCGACAGCAGGAACGCTGA
- a CDS encoding alpha/beta hydrolase yields the protein MEREVTVDGLKIRYLEEGSGMPVIMLHGASLGSSGDVFERHMGPLADAGFRAVAYDQPGFGLSDAPEDYTLAWRTRFLPQFMSAIDADGAALVGHSQAGGIVVETALNHPDRVAKVLVVCSGSLLQGLPGFAPPAHASSEATDAPPTLEDSRELLESNLYHKELITPEVLEKRHGMSVGKNLETFLERQRVVEPKREGPRLWARLMEVKPPMLLLYGKQDRNQAAEKCAKLKELMPELRLEIIDKACHMLMWDAGEVYDGKAIEFLKE from the coding sequence ATGGAACGCGAAGTCACGGTAGACGGTCTCAAGATTCGTTATCTGGAGGAAGGCTCCGGGATGCCGGTGATCATGCTGCACGGCGCCTCCCTGGGCTCGTCGGGGGACGTGTTCGAACGGCACATGGGACCGTTGGCGGACGCCGGGTTCCGGGCCGTGGCCTACGACCAGCCGGGTTTTGGCCTGTCGGACGCGCCCGAGGACTACACCCTGGCTTGGCGGACCCGGTTCCTGCCGCAATTCATGAGCGCCATCGACGCCGACGGCGCGGCCCTGGTCGGACACTCCCAGGCTGGTGGTATCGTGGTCGAGACCGCCCTGAACCACCCCGACCGCGTGGCCAAGGTGCTGGTGGTGTGCAGCGGCAGCCTGCTGCAGGGACTCCCGGGCTTCGCGCCGCCGGCCCACGCCAGCAGCGAGGCCACGGACGCCCCGCCGACACTGGAGGATTCCAGGGAACTCCTGGAGTCGAACCTGTACCACAAGGAGCTGATCACCCCCGAGGTGCTGGAGAAGCGTCACGGCATGAGCGTGGGCAAGAACCTCGAGACGTTCCTGGAACGGCAACGGGTGGTGGAGCCCAAGCGGGAAGGCCCGCGGCTGTGGGCGCGTCTCATGGAAGTCAAGCCGCCCATGCTGCTGCTCTACGGCAAGCAGGACCGCAACCAGGCGGCCGAGAAATGCGCCAAGCTAAAGGAGTTGATGCCGGAGCTGCGGCTCGAGATCATCGACAAGGCCTGCCACATGCTCATGTGGGACGCTGGCGAGGTCTACGACGGCAAGGCGATCGAGTTCCTGAAGGAGTAA